A genome region from Halobacterium hubeiense includes the following:
- a CDS encoding mandelate racemase/muconate lactonizing enzyme family protein, with translation MVDHAKLRDPNAEYTMRDLSAETMGISNERGGVRDAEITDVQTTMVDGNYPWILVRVYTDAGVVGTGESYWGGGDTAIIERMKPFLVGENPLDIDRLYEHLIQKMSGEGSISGKVVSAISGIEIALHDVAGKLLDVPAYQLVGGKYRDEVRVYCDLHTENEADPQACAAEAERVVENLGYDAIKFDLDVPSGHEKDRANRHLRNPEIDHKVDIVEATTEAVGDKADVAFDCHWSFTGGSAKRLANALEEYDVWWLEDPVPPENHEVQKEVTKSTTTPIAVGENVYRKHGQRTLLQPQAVDIVAPDLPRVGGMRETRKIADLADMYYIPVAMHNVSSPIGTMASAHVGAAIPNSLALEYHSYELGWWEDLVEEDDLIEEGRMEIPEEPGLGLTLNFDAIEDHMVEGETLFDES, from the coding sequence ATGGTCGATCACGCGAAGCTCCGCGACCCGAACGCGGAGTACACCATGCGGGACCTCTCCGCAGAGACGATGGGCATCTCCAACGAGCGCGGCGGTGTCCGCGACGCGGAGATTACGGACGTACAGACGACGATGGTCGACGGCAACTACCCGTGGATTCTGGTGCGCGTCTACACGGACGCGGGCGTCGTCGGCACCGGCGAGTCCTACTGGGGCGGCGGCGACACCGCCATCATCGAGCGGATGAAGCCGTTCCTCGTCGGGGAGAACCCGCTGGACATCGACCGGCTCTACGAGCACCTCATCCAGAAGATGAGCGGCGAGGGCTCCATCTCCGGGAAGGTCGTCTCCGCCATCTCCGGCATCGAAATCGCGCTCCACGACGTCGCAGGCAAGCTCCTCGACGTGCCCGCCTACCAGCTCGTCGGCGGGAAGTACCGCGACGAGGTCCGCGTGTACTGTGACCTCCACACCGAGAACGAGGCCGACCCGCAGGCGTGCGCCGCGGAAGCCGAGCGCGTCGTCGAGAACCTCGGGTACGACGCCATCAAGTTCGACCTCGACGTCCCCTCCGGCCACGAGAAGGACCGCGCGAACCGCCACCTCCGCAACCCCGAAATCGACCACAAGGTCGACATCGTGGAGGCGACCACGGAGGCCGTCGGCGACAAGGCCGACGTCGCATTCGACTGCCACTGGTCGTTCACCGGCGGCTCCGCGAAGCGCCTCGCGAACGCCCTTGAAGAGTACGACGTGTGGTGGCTCGAAGACCCCGTCCCGCCGGAGAACCACGAGGTCCAGAAGGAGGTCACGAAGTCCACGACGACGCCCATCGCGGTCGGCGAGAACGTCTACCGGAAGCACGGCCAGCGGACGCTGCTGCAGCCCCAGGCCGTGGACATCGTCGCGCCGGACCTGCCGCGCGTCGGCGGGATGCGCGAGACCCGCAAAATCGCGGACCTCGCGGACATGTACTACATCCCGGTCGCGATGCACAACGTCTCCTCGCCCATCGGGACGATGGCGTCCGCGCACGTCGGCGCCGCCATCCCGAACTCGCTGGCGCTGGAGTACCACTCCTACGAGCTGGGCTGGTGGGAGGACCTGGTCGAGGAGGACGACCTCATCGAGGAGGGCCGCATGGAGATTCCCGAGGAGCCGGGGCTGGGCCTGACGCTGAACTTCGACGCCATCGAGGACCACATGGTCGAAGGCGAGACCCTCTTCGACGAATCGTAG
- a CDS encoding fumarylacetoacetate hydrolase family protein, whose product MRYYRLPSRERGTDSDALVVVDGEDDAYDLSTASDDLGSFTELARAANASDRSVDAIARDRIPDAESYDLDSADSDALLPVVPDEVWAAGVTYSISEEARKAESGKPEVYIDVYDSDRPELFLKATPSRTVGPNEAVGIREDSDWDVPEPELGVVLHREEVVGYTVGNDVSSRDIEGENPLYLPQAKVYDRCCSLGPCVATGGVVEDPHDLTMSLTIERDGDVVFEDETTTSQMATTCETLVKYLRRHNDLPETLVLLTGTALVPPETFTLHEGDEISIDIEDIGRLVNDTVVV is encoded by the coding sequence ATGCGGTATTACCGACTCCCTAGTAGAGAGCGGGGAACGGACTCGGATGCCCTCGTCGTCGTAGACGGGGAAGACGACGCCTACGACCTGTCGACGGCGTCCGACGACCTCGGTTCGTTCACCGAACTCGCTCGCGCGGCGAACGCCAGCGACCGCTCGGTGGACGCTATCGCCCGCGACCGGATTCCGGACGCCGAATCGTACGACCTCGATAGCGCCGACAGCGACGCGCTGCTCCCGGTCGTCCCCGACGAGGTGTGGGCTGCGGGCGTCACGTACAGCATCAGCGAGGAAGCCCGGAAGGCAGAGAGCGGGAAGCCGGAGGTGTACATCGACGTCTACGACAGCGACCGCCCCGAGCTGTTCCTGAAGGCCACACCGTCGCGGACCGTCGGGCCGAACGAGGCCGTCGGCATCCGCGAGGACTCCGACTGGGACGTGCCCGAGCCGGAACTCGGCGTCGTCCTCCACCGCGAGGAGGTCGTCGGCTACACCGTCGGCAACGACGTGTCCAGCCGCGACATCGAGGGCGAGAACCCCCTGTACCTCCCGCAGGCGAAGGTGTACGACCGCTGCTGCTCGCTGGGGCCGTGCGTGGCGACCGGCGGCGTCGTCGAGGACCCCCACGACCTCACGATGTCGCTGACCATCGAGCGCGACGGCGACGTCGTCTTCGAGGACGAGACGACGACCAGTCAGATGGCGACGACCTGCGAGACGCTCGTGAAGTACCTCCGCCGCCACAACGACCTCCCGGAGACGCTGGTGTTGCTGACCGGCACCGCGCTCGTCCCGCCGGAGACGTTCACGCTCCACGAGGGCGACGAGATATCCATCGACATCGAGGACATCGGCCGACTGGTCAACGACACGGTCGTCGTCTGA
- a CDS encoding glycoside hydrolase family 3 N-terminal domain-containing protein translates to MRTGSDGGVAETPTERRVDELLDRMTVEKKAAQLGSVNAEKLLHEDGTLDEAAVEEHLSNGIGHLTRIGGEGSLSPREAAERTNELQEYLREETRLGIPAIPHEECLSGYMGPEATTFPQMIGMASTWSPELLETVTDTIRDQLEAIGTVHALSPVLDIARDLRWGRVEETFGEDPYLVAAMACGYVDGLQGDGDGITGTLKHFAGHGAGEGGKNRSSVNIGRRALRETHLFPFEAAIRTADAESVMNAYHDIDGVPCASDEWLLTDVLRGEWGFDGTVVSDYYSVEFLRSEHGVAADEREAGVTAVEAGIDVELPYTDCYGEHLADAVEAGELSEATLDRAVRRVLTAKAEKGVLDDPTVDADAADEPFGTEEARDLTTRAARESMTLLKNEGDLLPLVGQETDSVAVLGPKADDAQELMGDYAYPAHYPEEEVELDATTPLDAVQARADEYGFDVHYEQGCTTTGPDTDDFDAAADAAADADVALAFVGARSAVDFSDSDRERVNMPSVATSGEGCDVVDLGLPGIQRALVERIEETDTPVVTVVVSGKPHSIESIAESVPAVLQAWLPGERGGEGVAEVLFGEHNPGGHLPVSIPRSVGQLPVHYSRKPNTANEEYVYTESDPLFPFGHGLSYTDFEYGNLSLSAETLAPAGSITAEVTVENTGDTAGHDVVQLYASAQNPDQARPVQELVAFERVSLDSGEAKRVRFEVDASQLAYHDRDMNLAVEDGPYEFRVGHSAADIASTAEFEVTGTKEVPEGGRTYFTETTVEGAE, encoded by the coding sequence ATGCGAACTGGTTCAGACGGCGGTGTCGCCGAGACGCCGACCGAACGACGCGTAGACGAGCTTCTCGACCGCATGACCGTCGAGAAGAAGGCAGCACAACTCGGCTCCGTGAACGCCGAGAAGCTCCTGCACGAGGACGGCACGCTCGACGAAGCAGCCGTCGAGGAGCACCTCTCGAACGGCATCGGCCACCTCACCCGCATCGGGGGCGAGGGCAGCCTCTCCCCGCGGGAGGCCGCCGAGCGCACGAACGAACTCCAGGAGTACCTCCGCGAGGAGACGCGACTCGGCATCCCGGCCATCCCCCACGAGGAGTGCCTCAGCGGGTACATGGGTCCGGAGGCCACGACGTTCCCGCAGATGATTGGGATGGCGAGCACGTGGTCGCCGGAGCTCCTCGAAACGGTCACCGACACCATCCGCGACCAACTCGAAGCCATCGGGACCGTCCACGCGCTCTCCCCCGTGCTGGACATCGCCCGCGACCTCCGCTGGGGGCGCGTCGAGGAGACGTTCGGCGAAGACCCGTACCTCGTCGCCGCGATGGCCTGCGGCTACGTCGACGGCCTACAGGGCGACGGGGACGGCATCACCGGGACGCTCAAGCACTTCGCCGGGCACGGCGCCGGCGAGGGCGGGAAGAACCGGAGTTCCGTCAACATCGGCCGCCGGGCACTCCGCGAGACGCACCTGTTCCCGTTCGAGGCCGCCATCCGAACGGCGGACGCCGAGTCCGTGATGAACGCCTACCACGACATCGACGGCGTGCCGTGCGCCAGCGACGAGTGGCTGCTCACGGACGTGCTCCGCGGCGAGTGGGGCTTCGACGGCACCGTCGTCTCGGACTACTATAGCGTTGAGTTCCTCCGCAGCGAGCACGGCGTCGCCGCCGACGAGCGCGAAGCCGGCGTCACCGCTGTCGAGGCCGGCATCGACGTCGAACTCCCGTACACGGACTGCTACGGCGAGCACCTCGCGGACGCCGTCGAAGCCGGCGAACTCTCGGAAGCGACCCTCGACCGCGCGGTCCGCCGCGTCCTCACCGCGAAAGCCGAGAAGGGCGTGCTCGACGACCCGACCGTCGACGCCGACGCCGCCGACGAACCGTTCGGCACCGAGGAAGCCCGCGACCTCACGACGCGCGCCGCCCGCGAGTCGATGACGCTGTTGAAGAACGAGGGCGACCTGCTCCCGCTGGTCGGCCAGGAGACCGACTCCGTGGCCGTGCTCGGCCCGAAAGCCGACGACGCCCAGGAGCTCATGGGCGACTACGCTTACCCCGCTCACTACCCCGAGGAGGAGGTCGAACTCGACGCGACGACTCCCCTCGACGCCGTGCAGGCGCGCGCCGACGAGTACGGCTTCGACGTCCACTACGAGCAGGGCTGCACGACGACCGGCCCCGACACGGACGACTTCGACGCGGCCGCCGACGCCGCTGCTGACGCCGACGTCGCGCTGGCGTTCGTCGGCGCGCGCTCCGCGGTGGACTTCTCGGACTCCGACCGCGAGCGCGTCAACATGCCCAGCGTCGCCACCAGCGGCGAGGGCTGTGACGTCGTCGACCTCGGGCTTCCGGGCATCCAGCGCGCGCTCGTCGAGCGCATCGAGGAGACCGACACGCCCGTCGTGACGGTCGTCGTCAGCGGCAAACCCCACTCCATCGAGTCCATCGCCGAGTCCGTGCCCGCCGTGTTGCAGGCGTGGCTGCCCGGCGAGCGCGGCGGCGAGGGCGTCGCCGAGGTGCTGTTCGGCGAGCACAACCCCGGCGGCCACCTCCCGGTGTCGATTCCGCGGTCGGTCGGCCAGCTCCCCGTCCACTACAGCCGCAAGCCCAACACCGCCAACGAGGAGTACGTCTACACCGAGAGCGACCCGCTGTTCCCGTTCGGCCACGGCCTCAGCTACACCGACTTCGAGTACGGCAACCTCTCGCTGTCCGCGGAGACGCTGGCGCCCGCCGGCTCGATTACGGCCGAAGTCACCGTCGAGAACACGGGCGACACCGCCGGCCACGACGTCGTCCAGCTGTACGCCAGCGCACAGAACCCCGACCAGGCGCGCCCGGTGCAGGAACTGGTCGCGTTCGAGCGCGTCTCCCTCGACTCCGGCGAGGCCAAGCGCGTGCGCTTCGAGGTCGACGCCTCCCAGTTGGCGTACCACGACCGCGACATGAACCTCGCCGTTGAGGACGGTCCCTACGAGTTCCGCGTCGGCCACTCCGCGGCGGACATCGCTTCCACCGCTGAGTTCGAGGTCACCGGCACGAAGGAAGTCCCCGAGGGCGGCCGGACGTACTTCACGGAGACCACCGTGGAAGGCGCAGAATAG
- a CDS encoding acyl-CoA synthetase, with product MPPTHNLSDYEQARAEFSWDDVYAEADWDAPADLNVGHEVVDRHATDREKVALYQVGADGDLTRLTFWELADRSNQFANVLDDLGVAAGERVVSYMPRIPEHYVALVGTLKHGAVWGSVNERYGPDGIAYRLDDCDARVVVTTTDNRDTVAAALDDAPSVEHVVTVDRGTGAPSGDVVFDTAVDDASTDYETAATGGDDDALLYYTSGTTGPAKGVLHEHRWIAGVAATQRYAVDLQPGDLYWSTGDLGWLTGAINTLGAWFWGASLFTYEGEFDPETWAGLLDDYPITVLFSVPTAYRMLREHEGVLDGVDLDLRHALSIGEPLSAGVVDWGEDTLGVTILDTYGQTETGNMVINNYPSMELRPGSMGKPLPGIDAAVVDPETGEVLPPGETGEIAQRGDYPCFFAEYWEAPEKTAACFVDGPDGEWYLSGDLAHRDEDGYFWFEGRADDVILSSGYRIGPFEVESALGEHDAVAEAAVVPKPHPERGNVVKAYVVPSESASPSADLKSDVKAHVKERLAAHEYPREIEFVEELPKTVTGKIRRTELQDRAADEPESAE from the coding sequence ATGCCACCGACCCACAACCTCTCGGACTACGAGCAGGCCCGCGCGGAGTTCTCGTGGGACGACGTGTACGCGGAGGCCGACTGGGACGCCCCAGCGGACCTGAACGTCGGCCACGAAGTCGTCGACCGGCACGCGACCGACCGCGAGAAGGTCGCGCTCTACCAGGTCGGCGCCGACGGCGACCTCACCAGGCTCACGTTCTGGGAGCTGGCCGACCGGTCGAACCAGTTCGCGAACGTCCTCGACGACCTCGGCGTCGCCGCCGGCGAGCGCGTGGTCTCGTACATGCCGCGCATCCCCGAGCACTACGTCGCGCTCGTCGGCACCCTCAAGCACGGCGCCGTCTGGGGGAGCGTCAACGAGCGCTACGGGCCCGACGGCATCGCGTACCGACTCGACGACTGCGACGCGCGCGTCGTCGTCACGACCACCGACAACCGCGACACCGTCGCCGCGGCGCTCGACGACGCACCCTCGGTCGAACACGTCGTCACCGTCGACCGCGGGACGGGCGCGCCCAGCGGCGACGTGGTCTTCGACACCGCCGTCGACGACGCCAGCACCGACTACGAAACCGCCGCCACGGGCGGCGACGACGACGCGCTGCTCTACTACACGTCCGGGACGACCGGCCCCGCGAAGGGCGTCCTCCACGAGCACCGCTGGATTGCGGGCGTCGCGGCGACCCAGCGGTACGCCGTCGACCTCCAGCCCGGCGACCTCTACTGGTCGACCGGCGACCTCGGCTGGCTGACCGGCGCCATCAACACGCTCGGCGCGTGGTTCTGGGGGGCGTCGCTGTTCACCTACGAGGGCGAGTTCGACCCCGAGACGTGGGCCGGCCTCCTCGACGACTACCCCATCACGGTGCTGTTCTCCGTCCCGACCGCCTACCGGATGCTCCGCGAGCACGAGGGCGTCCTCGACGGCGTTGACCTCGACCTGCGGCACGCGCTGTCCATCGGCGAACCGCTCTCCGCGGGCGTCGTCGACTGGGGCGAGGACACGCTCGGCGTGACGATTCTGGACACGTACGGCCAGACCGAGACCGGCAACATGGTCATCAACAACTACCCGTCGATGGAACTCCGCCCGGGCTCGATGGGCAAGCCGCTGCCCGGCATCGACGCCGCGGTCGTCGACCCCGAGACCGGTGAAGTTCTGCCGCCCGGAGAGACGGGCGAAATCGCCCAGCGCGGCGACTACCCGTGTTTCTTCGCGGAATACTGGGAGGCCCCGGAGAAGACCGCGGCGTGTTTCGTCGACGGCCCGGACGGCGAGTGGTACCTCTCCGGGGACCTCGCGCACCGGGACGAGGACGGCTACTTCTGGTTCGAGGGGCGTGCCGACGACGTCATCCTCTCCTCGGGGTACCGCATCGGGCCCTTCGAGGTCGAGAGCGCGCTCGGCGAACACGACGCCGTCGCCGAAGCCGCCGTCGTCCCGAAACCCCATCCCGAGCGCGGCAACGTCGTCAAGGCCTACGTCGTCCCCAGCGAGTCGGCCAGCCCGTCCGCCGACCTCAAATCGGACGTCAAAGCCCACGTCAAAGAGCGGCTGGCGGCCCACGAGTACCCCCGCGAAATCGAGTTCGTCGAGGAGCTACCGAAGACCGTCACCGGGAAGATTCGCCGGACGGAACTCCAGGACCGCGCCGCCGACGAACCGGAGTCCGCCGAGTAA
- a CDS encoding N-acyl homoserine lactonase family protein translates to MVEATIDVVHRGGLQCDLNYLIQGNTLGSHDEPDPSTDYEEIPVWNLVIDHPEATILWDTGNHEDALDGHWPEGLKQAFYPHDVRDHTLEGDLEDAGYSLDDIDAVVQTHLHLDHAGGLHHFDGTDVPVYVHERELKFAYYSEKTDKGSGAYILEDFDHDLNWQVVHQDRETHFEDIEFIRLPGHTPGLMGTIVHLDGHGTLVFAGDEIYQSENYEDEVPLGAGLLWGNQAWFESLQTLKELERTHDAEIVYGHDPDQFDDIRSGWSS, encoded by the coding sequence ATGGTAGAAGCTACCATAGACGTGGTCCACCGCGGCGGACTGCAGTGCGACCTCAACTACCTGATTCAGGGGAACACGCTCGGGAGCCACGACGAGCCCGACCCATCCACCGACTACGAGGAGATTCCGGTGTGGAACCTCGTCATCGACCACCCCGAAGCGACGATTCTGTGGGACACCGGCAACCACGAGGACGCCCTCGACGGCCACTGGCCGGAGGGCCTCAAGCAGGCGTTCTACCCCCACGACGTGCGCGACCACACGCTCGAAGGCGACCTCGAAGACGCCGGCTACAGTCTCGACGACATCGACGCCGTCGTCCAGACCCACTTGCATCTGGACCACGCCGGCGGCCTCCACCACTTCGACGGCACCGACGTCCCCGTCTACGTCCACGAGAGGGAACTCAAGTTCGCGTACTACTCCGAGAAAACCGACAAGGGAAGTGGCGCGTACATCCTCGAGGACTTCGACCACGACCTGAACTGGCAGGTCGTCCACCAAGACCGCGAAACTCACTTCGAGGACATCGAGTTCATCCGGCTTCCCGGACACACGCCCGGGCTTATGGGGACGATCGTTCACCTCGACGGCCACGGCACGCTGGTGTTCGCGGGCGACGAAATCTACCAGTCGGAGAACTACGAGGACGAAGTGCCGCTGGGCGCCGGCCTGCTCTGGGGGAATCAGGCGTGGTTCGAGAGCCTCCAGACGCTGAAAGAACTCGAACGCACCCACGACGCCGAAATCGTCTACGGCCACGACCCCGACCAGTTCGACGACATCCGCTCGGGGTGGTCCTCGTGA